A genomic stretch from Theobroma cacao cultivar B97-61/B2 chromosome 4, Criollo_cocoa_genome_V2, whole genome shotgun sequence includes:
- the LOC18601672 gene encoding phenolic glucoside malonyltransferase 1 yields MKILEFTRIKPSPDSPKSAAELSLPLTFFDIFWFKLPPVERLFFYQINNSTPAYFNSVILPKLKHSLSLTLLHYLPLAGNLKWPSTSPKPIILYTPNDGVSLTVAESAADFNLLSSKGIYEAVELHPLTPELITSDDSASTIALQITLFPNMGFCIGITAHHAVLDGKATTLFMKSWAYLCNQGYTEHSPLPPELTPFLDRSVIKDVTGLDLDMLYLNQWLASIGSDSATNNKSLKILPNKGEAPNLVRATFEITREDFKKLRDRALAQLSDSGKELHLSTFVLTLAYVTRCIVKARGGEDDRNVGVGFTIDCRPRLNPPVPENYFGNCNTITGDLFKARDFLDENGFGFSVHKVSGMVKVLMEKGPLVGIENKLSTVLNFSEEIAKSMQIISVAGSPRFEVYGSDFGWGKPLKVVVVSIDKNEAISMAESRDGSRGVEVGLALKKHEMEFFSSLFLKDV; encoded by the coding sequence ATGAAAATCCTTGAGTTCACCCGAATCAAACCATCCCCTGATtcaccaaaatcagcagcAGAGTTGTCCCTTCCTCTCACTTTCTTTGACATTTTCTGGTTCAAACTCCCACCAGTTGAGCGACTCTTTTTTTACCAAATTAACAACTCAACCCCTGCGTATTTCAACTCAGTAATCCTCCCAAAACTCAAGcactctctttctctcactcTCCTCCATTACCTCCCTCTCGCTGGTAACCTCAAGTGGCCATCAACTTCGCCTAAACCCATTATTTTATACACTCCAAATGATGGAGTTTCGCTCACGGTTGCTGAGTCCGCTGCAGACTTTAACCTTCTCTCAAGCAAGGGAATCTATGAAGCTGTCGAGTTACATCCTTTGACACCTGAGCTGATAACATCAGATGATTCTGCATCAACTATAGCTTTGCAAATAACCCTTTTTCCAAATATGGGGTTTTGCATCGGAATCACTGCTCACCATGCTGTTCTTGATGGTAAAGCTACAACCTTGTTCATGAAATCTTGGGCTTATTTATGCAATCAAGGTTATACAGAACACTCTCCCTTGCCGCCAGAGCTAACCCCATTTCTTGACAGGAGTGTTATCAAAGATGTTACGGGGCTTGACCTTGATATGCTATACTTGAACCAGTGGCTAGCTAGTATCGGGTCAGATTCAGCTACTAATAACAAAAGCTTGAAGATTTTGCCAAACAAAGGAGAAGCTCCTAATTTAGTTCGAGCAACGTTTGAGATTACTCGTGAAGATTTCAAGAAATTAAGAGACAGGGCATTGGCTCAATTATCAGATAGTGGGAAAGAGCTTCATCTATCAACTTTTGTGCTTACGCTTGCTTATGTAACACGTTGCATAGTTAAAGCAAGAGGTGGAGAAGATGATAGAAATGTTGGTGTTGGATTCACCATTGACTGCAGGCCGCGTTTAAACCCTCCTGTCCCCGAGAATTACTTTGGAAACTGCAATACAATTACAGGAGATTTATTCAAAGCAAGAGATTTCTTGGACGAAAACGGGTTTGGTTTTTCTGTTCATAAGGTAAGTGGCATGGTTAAAGTATTGATGGAAAAAGGGCCTCTCGTaggaatagaaaataagttGTCAActgttttgaattttagtgAGGAAATCGCAAAATCAATGCAAATTATTAGTGTTGCAGGATCACCTCGATTTGAAGTTTATGGTTCAGATTTTGGTTGGGGAAAACCATTGAAGGTGGTAGTTGTTTCCATTGACAAGAACGAAGCTATTTCCATGGCTGAGAGCAGAGATGGGAGCAGGGGAGTCGAGGTTGGTTTGGCTTTGAAAAAGCATGAAATGGagtttttttcctctttgttTCTAAAAGATGTTTAA